The Blastocatellia bacterium genome includes a window with the following:
- a CDS encoding prolyl oligopeptidase family serine peptidase — MNSLAKLCHRKAALVVSALLIVSQITPAFARQNAQAGAAGAKQFDLTIDNIMSGPALVGYEPANLRWSADGQRLYFQWKQYGEPREKDLDTYVVNRDGAALRKLTQEEAKNAPPAGGERSRDKKLTVFAESGDLFLYDNSTGQRRQLTATTEAETSPHFTRDGKRVTFARGGNLFVMALDAGLLAQMTDIRPAGQGAPGPQIGSGSQFGGQGGGRQQQAAAAQRGTESQEVLKKDERELLDVVKRRAEKREADEARRKKEERLKPFNLAPRQSVAGLQLSPDEKYVIASIVEAADGAKNTVVPNYVTESAYTEDIPSRTKVGDAQSRLRLAVLNLESGEVKWVDHGQRLAPRTETRTEQQGAQAERREGEQSVKQATEGQAAQRDAQTGQAAEPARRTAGDAARQASDRDVQLQQPIWSEDGNRAVLMARAADNKDRWVLALDPATGRTRVIASEHDAAWIDGPGAFTLGWLGDNQHLYFQSERDGYAHLYTVAYDGGDARQMTSGKWEVTGVQLSEDKSKFYLTTSEVHPGERHLYAMNVDGGERVKLTSMPGSNQSFISPDEKTLALVYSYSNKPPEVYLQENRAGAKAMKVTSSPAPEFWSYNWADPPIVTFKARDGATLYARLYKPPTFKRGGAAVIFVHGAGYLQNVHRWWSSYYREYMFHHLLMEHGFTVLDVDYRGSAGYGRDWRTGIYRHMGGADLDDHVDAARWLVSEQGVDSRRIGIYGGSYGGFITLMAMFTQPDVFAAGAALRPVTDWAHYNHPYTANILNTPQADAEAYRQSSPIYFAEGLRGALLICHGMVDTNVHFQDTVRLVQRLIELRKENWELAVFPVEDHGFVEPTSWADEYKRIFKLFTTQLQGDIRPATAKQAGAAARKK, encoded by the coding sequence ATGAACAGCCTGGCCAAGCTGTGCCATCGGAAGGCTGCGCTCGTGGTGAGCGCGCTGTTGATTGTAAGTCAGATCACGCCGGCTTTCGCCCGGCAAAACGCCCAGGCCGGTGCGGCGGGCGCTAAGCAATTTGACCTGACGATTGACAACATCATGAGCGGGCCGGCGCTGGTCGGCTACGAGCCGGCGAACCTGCGCTGGTCGGCGGATGGCCAGCGGCTCTACTTTCAGTGGAAGCAATACGGCGAGCCGCGCGAGAAAGACCTGGATACCTACGTGGTCAACCGCGATGGCGCGGCGCTGCGCAAGCTCACCCAGGAAGAGGCCAAAAACGCGCCGCCAGCGGGCGGCGAGCGCTCGCGCGACAAAAAGCTGACCGTGTTTGCCGAAAGCGGCGACCTTTTCCTCTACGACAACAGCACGGGGCAGCGCCGCCAGCTTACGGCGACGACCGAAGCGGAAACCAGCCCGCACTTCACGCGCGATGGCAAGCGCGTCACCTTCGCGCGCGGCGGCAACCTCTTCGTGATGGCGCTCGACGCCGGCTTGCTCGCACAGATGACCGACATACGGCCCGCCGGCCAGGGCGCGCCTGGCCCGCAAATCGGCTCCGGGAGCCAGTTCGGCGGTCAGGGCGGTGGCCGCCAGCAGCAGGCGGCAGCGGCGCAACGCGGCACCGAAAGCCAGGAGGTCTTGAAGAAAGACGAGCGCGAGTTGCTCGACGTCGTCAAGCGCCGCGCCGAGAAACGCGAGGCCGACGAAGCCCGGCGCAAGAAAGAAGAGCGCCTCAAGCCATTCAATCTCGCGCCGCGCCAATCGGTCGCCGGCCTTCAGCTTTCGCCCGACGAAAAGTACGTCATCGCTTCGATTGTCGAAGCCGCCGATGGCGCCAAGAACACCGTCGTGCCGAACTATGTCACGGAGTCGGCCTACACCGAAGACATCCCCTCGCGCACGAAAGTCGGCGACGCGCAATCGCGGCTGCGGCTGGCGGTGCTCAATCTCGAAAGCGGCGAAGTCAAATGGGTGGACCACGGGCAGCGGCTCGCGCCGCGCACCGAAACGCGCACCGAGCAACAGGGGGCGCAGGCCGAGCGCCGCGAGGGTGAGCAGAGTGTAAAGCAGGCTACAGAAGGGCAAGCTGCTCAGCGCGACGCTCAGACGGGGCAGGCGGCCGAGCCGGCGCGGCGAACGGCGGGCGACGCAGCACGGCAAGCCAGCGACCGCGATGTGCAGTTGCAACAGCCGATCTGGTCCGAAGACGGCAACCGCGCCGTTTTGATGGCGCGCGCCGCTGACAACAAAGACCGCTGGGTGCTGGCGCTCGATCCGGCGACGGGCCGCACCCGCGTGATCGCCAGCGAGCATGATGCGGCATGGATTGATGGGCCGGGCGCCTTCACGCTCGGCTGGCTCGGCGACAACCAGCACCTCTATTTTCAATCCGAGCGCGACGGCTACGCGCACCTTTATACAGTCGCCTACGATGGCGGCGACGCCCGGCAGATGACCTCGGGCAAATGGGAAGTCACAGGCGTACAGCTCTCCGAAGACAAGTCGAAGTTCTACCTAACGACCAGCGAAGTCCACCCCGGCGAGCGTCACCTCTACGCCATGAACGTGGACGGCGGCGAGCGCGTCAAGCTCACCTCGATGCCCGGCAGCAATCAATCATTCATCTCGCCCGACGAGAAAACGCTGGCGCTCGTTTACTCGTACAGCAACAAGCCGCCTGAGGTTTACCTGCAAGAAAACCGCGCCGGCGCAAAGGCGATGAAAGTCACCAGTTCGCCGGCGCCGGAATTCTGGTCATACAACTGGGCTGACCCGCCGATTGTCACCTTCAAGGCGCGCGACGGCGCGACGCTGTATGCAAGACTCTACAAGCCGCCGACCTTTAAGCGCGGCGGCGCGGCGGTTATCTTCGTGCATGGCGCAGGCTACTTGCAGAACGTGCATCGCTGGTGGTCGAGCTATTATCGCGAATACATGTTCCATCACCTGTTGATGGAGCATGGCTTCACGGTGCTTGACGTCGACTATCGCGGCTCTGCCGGTTATGGGCGCGACTGGCGCACGGGAATCTATCGTCACATGGGCGGCGCGGACCTGGACGATCATGTTGATGCGGCGCGCTGGTTGGTAAGCGAGCAAGGCGTTGACAGCCGGCGCATCGGCATCTACGGCGGCAGCTATGGCGGATTCATCACGCTGATGGCGATGTTCACGCAGCCCGATGTTTTTGCGGCGGGCGCGGCGCTGCGGCCCGTCACCGACTGGGCGCACTACAACCACCCTTACACGGCGAATATTTTGAACACGCCGCAGGCGGACGCCGAAGCCTACAGACAGTCATCGCCTATCTACTTTGCCGAGGGCTTGAGAGGGGCGCTGCTGATCTGTCACGGCATGGTCGACACCAACGTGCATTTCCAGGACACCGTGCGCCTGGTGCAGCGTTTGATCGAGCTGCGCAAAGAGAACTGGGAGCTGGCGGTCTTTCCGGTCGAAGATCATGGCTTCGTCGAGCCGACGAGCTGGGCCGACGAGTACAAGCGCATCTTCAAACTGTTCACCACGCAGTTGCAGGGCGACATCAGGCCCGCGACCGCGAAACAGGCCGGAGCCGCCGCCCGAAAGAAGTGA